A window from Chroicocephalus ridibundus chromosome 11, bChrRid1.1, whole genome shotgun sequence encodes these proteins:
- the LOC134522107 gene encoding uncharacterized protein LOC134522107, translated as MAERPPSSPRVAWEEVAAPRETRSPAEPYAVTMVQPLQMGETLPEENPEHPELEPGWDSEGSCSLSSLDSSESTTVFGLHLEPSQVTDIVLIAIEALTADDISDRQMGSNILDMVVLDPGYWLTDVPKFMRYIHKNVECICTEPARHSLDSLLLRMTEWCPREVVRSLLKISPTCDSAALAMWEVMISVPWILWSVLTELLSVLQDQRVRKVFSCATEDACIYPLALLLYTDIDAEEFAALYRAQRYLRCPSSVMLSLVLSVLITLSKKPKMVSKV; from the exons ATGGCGGAgagaccccccagcagccccagggtggcctgggaggaggtggcggctccCCGGGAGACCAGGTCTCCAGCGGAGCCCTACGCGGTGACcatggtccagccgctgcagatgG GCGAGACGCTGCCAGAGGAGAATCCAGAGCATCCAGAGCTCGAACCAGGATGGGATTCCGAGGGCAGCTGCTCGCTTTCTTCGCTTGACAGCAGCGAGTCGACCACG GTGTTTGGACTACACCTTGAGCCTTCTCAGGTGACAGACATTGTCCTCATTGCGATCGAGGCCCTGACAGCAGATGACATCTCTGACAGGCAGATGGGCAGCAACATCCTGGACATGGTCGTGCTAGACCCTGGCTACTGGCTGACGGAC GTGCCAAAGTTCATGAGGTACATCCACAAAAACGTGGAGTGCATCTGCACGGAgccagcccggcacagcctggactcccttCTCCTCCGAATGACCGAGTGGTGCCCCAGAGAAGTGGTCAGGAGCCTGTTGAAGATCTCGCCAACCTGTGACAG cgctgccctggccatgtgggaggtgatgatcTCCGTGCCTTGGATTTTGTGGAGCGTCTTGACGGAGCTGCTCAGCGTGCTCCAGGACCAGCGGGTGCGCAAGGTGTTCAGCTGTGCCACGGAGGACGCCTGCATCTATCCCTTGGCT CTGCTGCTCTACACTGACATTGACGCCgaggagtttgctgccctgtACAGAGCCCAGAGGTACCTGAGGTGTCCAAGCTCAGTGATGCTCTCGCTGGTGCTCAGTGTCCTCATCACGCTTTCGAAAAAACCTAAGATGGTGAGCAAGGTGTAG